TCAAAAGGCTTTACTCCCGAATGAAGTCTCTGATGCTCTATGAGGTATGTACTTTGGCTAAAGGACTTCCCACATTTGTTACATTTGTAGGGTTTTTCCCCAGTGTGATTCCGCTGATGCAGGGTGAGGGTCGAGCTCTTactaaaggctttcccacattcactgcactcatagggtttctctccggTATGACTTCTCTGATGTACAATAAGATGCATGCTCTGactgaaggcttttccacactCATTACACTCATAGGGCTTTTCCCCcgtgtgagttctctgatgcaCTGTGAGATTCATGCTTTGGGtaaaagctttcccacattcattacatttgtagggcttctctccagtatgaatccTTTCATGCTGAATGAGGGACGAATTTTTGCGGAAAGCTTTTCCACATTCTTTACACTGATgcggtttctctccagtatgagttCTCTGATGAGCAGTGAGGTTCATGCTCTGACTGAAggttttcccacattcattacatttgtagggcttctctccagtatgaatccTTTGATGCACAGTCAGGGAGGAGCGTTCAATGAAGTGCTTCCCACATGTGTTACACTTATAGGGTTTCTCCCCCGTGTGAATCCTCTGGTGCTTAAGAAGGGATGAACTCTGGCTGAAGGTCTTCCCACACACATTacattcatagattttttttcctgcaaacatcCTTGGAGTCTTAATTAACCCAGCATTTTGTTTAGTGTCTTTTGCATGTGAGTTCTGCCTGTGAGGGCTTTTTCCCACAGGGATAGGTTGTTGTGTATTCGTGACTGAACCCTGAATGGAACACCTTTCAAGTTCATTACCTCCACACATCCTTCTCTCAGTGAGGGTTTCCTTGTGGGTAACTTGCACATGGTCCAGATGTCCATCCTGGTTTTTCTGTTGCCCCTCAAGCCAATGGTCAGGTTCCCAGGCTTCCCCCAGAGCAGAAGGCCAGGGACTCGCCCTTTCCATCATCACCCCGTGGGACGAATCTTCAGTAATGCTGAGCTTTTTAGCTGACTCTTTGGTTTGAAGGCTTGTCTCCCAgtctgaaacaaataaaaagttcatTGGCTTCTGTGCTGGGAGGCTGAGGAACTGTATGAGGTGGGAATCAGAGGATGAAACTGAGAATAATTATAGGGCATTTGAGAGCTTTTCAAAGATGTCCCTACAACTAGGAAGAGAGCTGTAAGGGAGGGGGGGGAAGTAGaagcagggcaggcagagggcagcgTGAGCTGTGCAGGAGGGATGGACACCGAAGTCACCGACCACTGGACAAGACTAAATAATGAAGATGGAActaggggagacagacagaca
The genomic region above belongs to Camelus ferus isolate YT-003-E chromosome 22, BCGSAC_Cfer_1.0, whole genome shotgun sequence and contains:
- the ZFP2 gene encoding zinc finger protein 2 homolog translates to MMERASPWPSALGEAWEPDHWLEGQQKNQDGHLDHVQVTHKETLTERRMCGGNELERCSIQGSVTNTQQPIPVGKSPHRQNSHAKDTKQNAGLIKTPRMFAGKKIYECNVCGKTFSQSSSLLKHQRIHTGEKPYKCNTCGKHFIERSSLTVHQRIHTGEKPYKCNECGKTFSQSMNLTAHQRTHTGEKPHQCKECGKAFRKNSSLIQHERIHTGEKPYKCNECGKAFTQSMNLTVHQRTHTGEKPYECNECGKAFSQSMHLIVHQRSHTGEKPYECSECGKAFSKSSTLTLHQRNHTGEKPYKCNKCGKSFSQSTYLIEHQRLHSGVKPFECNQCGKAFGKNSSLTQHRRIHTGEKPYECPVCGKHFTGRSSLTVHQVIHTGEKPYECSECGKAFGQSAYLIEHQRIHTGEKPYECDQCGKAFIKNSSLTVHQRTHTGEKPYQCNECGKAFSRSTNLTRHQRTHT